The following are encoded together in the Streptomyces sp. NBC_00341 genome:
- a CDS encoding glycoside hydrolase family 3 C-terminal domain-containing protein encodes MSAAVGGTLLMVGLAGQADSAPSAVAASARCPWVGTGAPVADRVSQLLGAMSQDQKLSMVAGTGSNTYAGVVRAIPELCVPELDLEDGPSGVGQQLTGVTQLPSAVSAAATWDTAAAKEYGAVVGAEQAGKGSEVDLGPTVNLVRDPRFGRAFETMGEDPHLAGAMGTSVIQGVQGQGVMAQLKHLAVYNQETYRNSPSDAVSIDERTLQELYLPAFETAVRKGAPSSVMCSYSTVNGDYACQNKNLLSTVLRDQFDFTGFVTADWGATHAAAGSANAGMDMEMGSRNYFGDQLETALADGSVKQSTLNTMVGRILTEMFTFGLFDKAPSGSTGTHVSTADHVATGTEVAQKGAVLLKNSGVLPLSATKGSSVAVLGSWQNSGGGSASVHADSVVSPQQGIAARAGSGVNVQYAQGSTAKSTLAGIPAGALKPASGSGNGLTGQFYNNTDLSGSPVLTKNTTGLDYNWNGSSPGQGVNSSNWSAKWTGTLKAPATGVYTFATTSDDGSRLILNGKKLVDQWGDQAEQTRSASVSLTAGQSVPIEVDYYNKSQDSRLSLSWTPADYTDSAITEAVSLARKSSVAVVFAKTDTSEGSDLKDIELPGDQNQLIAQVAAANPHTVVVLNTGSAVTMPWLDKVSAVLEGWYSGQSEGTAIASLLFGDVNPSGKLPVSFPKSLNDVPANTAAQWPGQKDQVHYSEGLAMGYRWYESKGVEPLFPFGYGLSYTTFGYGGLGISGPDAHGDSTVKATITNTGSRAGAEVAQLYVTSPAAGEPGKQLKGFQRVDLKPGESKQVAFPVSMRDLSHWDTQAHAWAADKGNYGIYVGGSSAGSKLDGTLKVASTSTGNSVTVSNPAGMSSLAGNSATLAMHASDSASGQKLTYSASALPAGLSIDSGTGVISGKATSAGTNTVTVTATDGTGAKGSTTFVWSVVKPGRSGPVTSGLSSSLCLDDRAADTADSNPVQTYACNGSQAQQWTVGSDDTLRVLGKCLDVKAAGTADKTPVGIYGCNGSGAQVWKPQSNGALLNQGSGKCLDIPAASTEGGAQVQIYACNGTNAQKWNLP; translated from the coding sequence TTGAGTGCCGCTGTCGGCGGCACTCTGTTGATGGTCGGACTCGCCGGACAGGCTGACAGCGCACCCTCGGCCGTCGCCGCGAGCGCGCGGTGTCCCTGGGTCGGGACGGGCGCGCCGGTCGCCGACCGGGTGTCGCAGCTGCTGGGTGCGATGTCCCAGGATCAGAAGCTGTCCATGGTCGCCGGTACCGGCAGCAACACGTACGCCGGTGTGGTCCGGGCGATTCCGGAGCTGTGCGTGCCCGAGCTGGATCTGGAGGACGGCCCGTCCGGAGTGGGCCAGCAGCTCACCGGCGTGACGCAGTTGCCGTCGGCCGTCAGCGCGGCAGCCACCTGGGACACCGCCGCAGCGAAGGAGTACGGGGCGGTGGTCGGTGCCGAGCAGGCGGGCAAGGGCTCCGAGGTCGATCTCGGTCCGACCGTGAACCTGGTCCGCGACCCCCGCTTCGGCCGGGCCTTCGAGACGATGGGCGAGGATCCGCACCTCGCCGGGGCGATGGGCACGTCGGTCATCCAGGGCGTGCAGGGCCAAGGTGTGATGGCCCAGCTCAAACACCTGGCGGTGTACAACCAGGAGACCTACCGCAACAGTCCCAGCGACGCCGTCTCCATCGACGAGCGGACGCTGCAGGAGCTCTATCTGCCGGCCTTCGAGACTGCGGTGCGGAAGGGTGCGCCGTCCTCGGTGATGTGCTCGTACAGCACGGTCAACGGTGACTACGCCTGCCAGAACAAGAATCTGCTCTCCACCGTCCTGCGCGATCAGTTCGACTTCACGGGCTTCGTCACCGCCGACTGGGGCGCCACCCACGCGGCCGCCGGGTCGGCCAACGCCGGCATGGACATGGAGATGGGAAGCCGGAACTACTTCGGTGACCAGCTGGAGACCGCGCTGGCCGACGGCTCCGTCAAGCAGTCCACCCTCAACACGATGGTGGGGCGCATCCTCACGGAGATGTTCACCTTCGGGCTGTTCGACAAGGCGCCCTCGGGCTCGACCGGCACCCATGTGAGCACCGCGGACCACGTCGCGACGGGCACGGAGGTCGCCCAGAAGGGCGCTGTGCTGCTGAAGAACTCCGGCGTCCTCCCGCTCAGCGCCACCAAGGGATCATCGGTCGCCGTCCTGGGCAGCTGGCAGAACTCCGGGGGCGGCAGCGCCTCCGTACACGCCGACTCCGTGGTGTCCCCGCAGCAGGGCATCGCCGCACGGGCGGGCTCGGGTGTGAACGTCCAGTACGCGCAGGGTTCTACGGCCAAGTCCACGCTGGCCGGCATACCGGCGGGAGCGCTGAAGCCGGCCTCCGGCAGCGGGAACGGTCTGACCGGGCAGTTCTACAACAACACCGATCTCTCCGGCTCACCGGTGCTCACCAAGAACACCACCGGCCTGGACTACAACTGGAACGGCTCCAGCCCCGGCCAGGGCGTCAACTCCAGCAACTGGTCGGCGAAGTGGACCGGCACGCTGAAGGCCCCGGCGACCGGCGTCTACACCTTCGCCACCACCAGCGACGACGGCAGCCGGCTGATCCTGAACGGCAAGAAGCTGGTCGACCAGTGGGGTGACCAGGCCGAACAGACCCGGTCGGCCAGCGTCAGCCTGACCGCCGGACAGTCCGTCCCGATCGAGGTCGACTACTACAACAAGTCCCAGGACAGCCGGCTCAGCCTGTCCTGGACGCCGGCCGACTACACCGACAGCGCGATCACCGAAGCCGTCTCGCTGGCCAGGAAGTCCTCGGTCGCGGTGGTCTTCGCCAAGACCGACACATCGGAGGGCTCCGACCTCAAGGACATCGAACTCCCGGGTGACCAGAACCAGTTGATCGCGCAGGTGGCCGCGGCCAACCCGCACACCGTCGTCGTACTCAACACCGGCTCGGCCGTCACCATGCCCTGGCTGGACAAGGTGTCCGCAGTACTCGAAGGCTGGTACTCCGGACAGAGCGAGGGCACCGCGATCGCCTCGCTGCTCTTCGGCGACGTCAATCCGTCCGGCAAGCTCCCGGTGTCGTTCCCGAAGTCGCTCAACGACGTACCCGCCAACACGGCGGCTCAGTGGCCGGGGCAGAAGGACCAGGTGCATTACAGCGAGGGCCTGGCCATGGGCTACCGCTGGTACGAGAGCAAGGGCGTCGAACCGCTCTTCCCGTTCGGCTACGGGCTGTCCTACACCACGTTCGGGTACGGCGGCCTGGGCATCAGCGGACCCGACGCGCACGGCGACTCCACGGTGAAGGCCACCATCACCAACACCGGCAGCCGCGCGGGCGCGGAGGTCGCTCAGCTCTACGTCACCTCGCCCGCCGCCGGTGAGCCCGGAAAGCAGCTCAAGGGCTTCCAGCGGGTGGACCTGAAGCCGGGCGAGAGCAAGCAGGTCGCCTTCCCCGTCTCCATGCGCGACCTGTCGCACTGGGACACCCAGGCCCACGCATGGGCGGCCGACAAGGGAAACTACGGCATCTACGTCGGCGGCTCGTCCGCGGGCAGCAAGCTCGACGGCACGCTGAAGGTCGCCTCCACCTCGACCGGCAACTCCGTCACCGTGAGCAACCCGGCCGGTATGAGCAGCCTGGCGGGCAACTCGGCGACGCTGGCGATGCACGCCTCCGACTCGGCCTCCGGGCAGAAGCTCACCTACAGCGCCTCCGCGCTCCCCGCCGGTCTCTCCATCGACTCCGGCACCGGGGTGATCTCCGGCAAGGCGACATCGGCCGGCACGAACACGGTCACGGTCACCGCCACCGACGGGACGGGAGCGAAGGGCAGCACCACCTTCGTGTGGTCCGTGGTGAAGCCCGGCAGGTCCGGGCCGGTCACCTCCGGGCTGTCGTCCTCGCTCTGCCTGGACGACCGTGCGGCGGACACCGCCGACTCCAACCCGGTGCAGACCTACGCCTGCAACGGCAGCCAGGCCCAGCAGTGGACCGTGGGCTCGGACGACACGCTCCGCGTCCTGGGCAAATGCCTGGACGTCAAGGCCGCCGGCACGGCTGACAAGACCCCCGTCGGCATCTACGGCTGCAACGGTTCCGGCGCTCAGGTCTGGAAGCCGCAGTCCAACGGCGCGCTGCTCAACCAGGGTTCGGGCAAGTGCCTCGACATTCCGGCCGCCTCCACCGAAGGAGGTGCCCAGGTGCAGATCTACGCCTGCAACGGCACCAACGCTCAGAAGTGGAACCTGCCCTGA
- a CDS encoding RICIN domain-containing protein — protein MRPRWMVLALALTVGTGLAAPEAFGSQTEKAPAADAAPMPDNAIAADAPLMGWSGWGFLQRDPTAGKFKAQADALVSSGLKDLGYDYANMDDFWYKCPGSQGPDVDSNGRWVTDGSLFPGSGSKDGMEALADYVHGKGLKFGLYVTPGISAQAVAKKAKIKGTSYTADQIATSSSASNFNCKGMRNIDFSKPGAQEFIDSWADQFAGWGIDYLKLDGVGPSKTDDVRAWSKALGKTGRPIALNLSASLSASSTWSELSNSWRIDGDIGASPRGQSFPLTSWANVSKRFDDAAKYQPYAGKAGWNDLDSFGVGNGDNDGITPPQRQTNMALWALAASQYMLGADLTHLDPGDKALLANKRLIAIDQDGIPAARVIKSGNEQVFAKREKNGTWYIGVFNTDTSSSHTFSLPLDQLGLSGSAKITDVINNDKPLGTVSTYTTSVAPGGVALIAAVPTSGTGGTGALVSAQSGKCVDTDGGNVYLPGTKEQIWDCNGGLNQQISPTSTGELRTMGATECLDVYENGTTPGTKVSQWDCHGGTSQKWTVRSDGTIVAQKSGLCLDVKGAKTANGTELQLWTCNGAANQKWSWDRG, from the coding sequence ATGAGACCTCGATGGATGGTGCTGGCGCTGGCCCTCACCGTGGGCACCGGACTGGCGGCGCCAGAGGCGTTCGGCTCGCAGACGGAGAAGGCCCCGGCGGCGGACGCGGCGCCGATGCCGGACAACGCAATAGCGGCCGACGCGCCCCTGATGGGCTGGAGCGGCTGGGGCTTCCTGCAGCGGGACCCCACCGCGGGAAAGTTCAAGGCACAGGCCGACGCCCTCGTCTCCAGCGGGCTGAAGGACCTCGGCTACGACTACGCCAACATGGACGACTTCTGGTACAAGTGCCCCGGGAGCCAGGGCCCCGACGTGGACTCCAACGGCCGTTGGGTGACGGACGGTTCACTGTTCCCGGGCAGCGGCTCCAAGGACGGCATGGAAGCCCTCGCGGACTACGTGCACGGCAAGGGGCTGAAGTTCGGCCTGTACGTGACGCCGGGCATCTCCGCCCAGGCGGTGGCCAAGAAGGCGAAGATCAAGGGCACGTCGTACACCGCGGACCAGATCGCCACGTCGAGCAGCGCGAGCAACTTCAACTGCAAGGGCATGCGCAACATCGACTTCAGCAAGCCCGGGGCGCAGGAGTTCATCGACTCCTGGGCGGACCAGTTCGCCGGCTGGGGCATCGACTACCTGAAGCTGGACGGAGTCGGCCCGTCGAAGACGGACGACGTCAGGGCCTGGTCCAAGGCCCTGGGGAAGACCGGCCGTCCGATCGCCCTGAACCTGTCCGCCAGCCTGTCCGCGTCCTCCACCTGGTCCGAGCTGTCGAACTCCTGGCGGATCGACGGTGACATCGGCGCCAGCCCCAGGGGCCAGAGCTTCCCGCTCACCAGCTGGGCGAACGTGTCCAAGCGGTTCGACGACGCGGCCAAGTACCAGCCGTACGCGGGGAAGGCCGGGTGGAACGACCTGGACTCCTTCGGCGTCGGCAACGGCGACAACGACGGCATCACACCGCCCCAGCGGCAGACGAACATGGCGCTGTGGGCGCTGGCCGCCTCCCAGTACATGCTGGGCGCCGACCTGACGCATCTCGACCCGGGCGACAAGGCGCTGCTGGCCAACAAGAGGCTCATCGCGATCGACCAGGACGGCATTCCCGCCGCCCGGGTCATCAAGAGCGGCAACGAGCAGGTCTTCGCCAAGCGGGAGAAGAACGGCACCTGGTACATCGGTGTGTTCAACACCGACACCTCCTCCAGCCACACCTTCAGCCTTCCGCTGGACCAGCTCGGGCTCAGCGGCTCGGCGAAGATCACCGACGTGATCAACAACGACAAGCCGCTGGGTACCGTCAGCACCTACACCACCAGCGTGGCCCCCGGCGGAGTAGCCCTCATCGCGGCGGTCCCCACCTCCGGGACGGGTGGCACCGGCGCCCTGGTCAGCGCCCAGTCCGGCAAGTGCGTCGACACCGACGGCGGCAACGTCTACCTCCCCGGAACCAAGGAGCAGATCTGGGACTGCAACGGCGGCCTCAACCAGCAGATCTCACCGACCTCCACCGGTGAACTGCGCACCATGGGCGCCACGGAGTGCCTGGACGTCTACGAGAACGGAACCACCCCCGGAACGAAGGTCTCGCAGTGGGACTGCCACGGCGGGACGTCCCAGAAGTGGACCGTGAGGAGCGACGGCACCATCGTCGCCCAGAAGTCCGGGCTGTGCCTGGACGTGAAGGGCGCCAAGACCGCGAACGGCACCGAGCTGCAGTTGTGGACCTGCAACGGCGCGGCGAACCAGAAGTGGAGCTGGGACCGGGGCTGA
- a CDS encoding carbohydrate ABC transporter permease, with translation MSPTTLPRGTTPARVTRPARPRGQVLSQVFLVGASVLWLLPILFALYIAVRPYADTRKHGYVSLPHSLTLSNFGDAWSQADMGRFFWNSIVITVPAVVIVLALAAGAAFVLTRVNVKVNVALLILFTAGNLLPQQVIITPLFRMYLKIPLPSFLSDSGLMYNSAFGLITINVAFQLGFCVFVLSNYMKSIPGEMYEAALVDGTSLWTRFWRLTLPLCRPALAALATLLTTWIYNDFFWAITLMSSGDKRPVTSALANLQGQFVSNQNLIAAGAMIAAVPTLVVYVLLQKQFISGLSLGASKG, from the coding sequence GTGAGTCCGACGACACTGCCGAGGGGCACGACACCGGCGCGCGTGACCCGGCCGGCGCGACCGCGGGGCCAGGTCCTCTCGCAGGTCTTCCTGGTCGGCGCGTCCGTGCTGTGGCTGCTGCCGATCCTGTTCGCGCTGTACATCGCGGTCCGTCCGTACGCCGACACCCGCAAGCACGGATACGTCTCGCTGCCGCACAGCCTGACACTGAGCAACTTCGGTGACGCGTGGTCCCAGGCGGACATGGGCCGGTTCTTCTGGAACTCGATCGTGATCACGGTGCCGGCGGTCGTCATCGTGCTCGCGCTGGCCGCCGGCGCGGCCTTCGTCCTGACCCGGGTGAACGTCAAGGTGAACGTCGCCCTGCTCATCCTGTTCACGGCGGGGAACCTGCTGCCCCAGCAGGTGATCATCACTCCGCTGTTCCGGATGTACCTGAAGATCCCGCTGCCCTCGTTCCTCAGCGACAGCGGCCTGATGTACAACTCCGCCTTCGGCCTCATCACCATCAACGTGGCCTTTCAGCTGGGGTTCTGCGTCTTCGTGCTCAGCAACTACATGAAGTCGATCCCCGGGGAGATGTACGAGGCCGCGCTGGTGGACGGAACGAGCCTGTGGACCCGCTTCTGGCGCCTCACGCTCCCGTTGTGCCGACCGGCGCTGGCCGCCCTGGCCACGTTGCTGACGACCTGGATCTACAACGACTTCTTCTGGGCCATCACGCTGATGTCATCCGGCGACAAACGCCCGGTCACCTCCGCGCTTGCCAACCTCCAGGGGCAGTTCGTGAGCAACCAGAACCTCATCGCCGCCGGCGCGATGATCGCCGCGGTCCCGACGCTGGTGGTCTACGTCCTGCTGCAGAAGCAGTTCATCTCGGGGCTCTCCCTCGGGGCCAGCAAGGGCTGA
- a CDS encoding carbohydrate ABC transporter permease, with protein MSTVTRTHRLPAPPGRPPARRKRRGPRRLRHLNTHDRVVVALMLGIPLLLSLAFVWAPALGTVLLSFTRWNGVGDLHTKACDPALPSILNNGCVNGVQNYHQAATNYPEFWPAVQHNFIWLAVFVVIATPLGMVFAVVIDRGISGSRMYQSILFLPVMLSLALVGIIWEFMYSQNYGVINTVIGRAGDNNAIDWLGDPDLNLWAVLVEATWRQAGYVMVLYLAGLKAVDPTLREAARMDGANAWQTFWRVVFPVMRPINVVIMVITVIESLRAFDLVYITNKGINGLELLSVLVTSNIVGETQRVGFGSALGVVLLLISLVPICLFLRQTFRREGTQ; from the coding sequence ATGAGCACCGTCACCCGCACGCACCGTCTGCCGGCGCCGCCCGGCCGCCCGCCCGCCCGGCGCAAGCGCCGGGGGCCGCGGCGCCTGCGGCACCTGAACACCCACGACCGCGTCGTCGTCGCCCTGATGCTCGGCATTCCGCTGCTGCTCAGCCTGGCCTTCGTGTGGGCCCCGGCGCTCGGCACCGTACTGCTGTCGTTCACCCGGTGGAACGGCGTCGGTGACCTGCACACCAAGGCATGCGATCCGGCCCTGCCCTCCATCCTGAACAACGGGTGTGTGAACGGCGTCCAGAACTACCACCAGGCCGCCACCAACTATCCGGAGTTCTGGCCCGCGGTCCAGCACAACTTCATCTGGCTCGCGGTGTTCGTCGTGATCGCCACCCCGCTCGGGATGGTGTTCGCGGTCGTCATCGACCGCGGCATCAGCGGCAGCCGCATGTACCAGAGCATCCTGTTCCTGCCGGTCATGCTCTCGCTGGCGCTCGTCGGCATCATCTGGGAGTTCATGTACTCGCAGAACTACGGCGTGATCAACACCGTCATCGGCCGCGCCGGGGACAACAACGCCATCGACTGGCTCGGCGACCCGGACCTGAACCTGTGGGCCGTTCTGGTGGAGGCGACCTGGCGACAGGCGGGCTATGTGATGGTCCTGTACCTCGCGGGCCTGAAAGCCGTCGACCCGACCCTTCGCGAGGCCGCCCGGATGGACGGTGCCAACGCCTGGCAGACGTTCTGGCGGGTCGTCTTCCCCGTGATGAGACCGATCAACGTCGTCATCATGGTGATCACCGTCATCGAGTCGCTCCGCGCCTTCGACCTCGTCTACATCACCAACAAGGGCATCAACGGCCTGGAGCTGCTGTCGGTCCTGGTGACCTCGAACATCGTCGGCGAGACCCAGCGGGTCGGCTTCGGCTCCGCCCTCGGTGTCGTACTGCTCCTGATCTCGCTGGTGCCGATCTGCCTCTTCCTCCGTCAGACGTTCCGCAGGGAGGGAACACAGTGA
- a CDS encoding helix-turn-helix domain-containing protein — protein sequence MEYETPTAWPVRRSMPDLATLDAPTHSTVIAAVARLRTLHDVFGDRLVPLIRRHLPGYAVLPDAEIRSSARRFMDILVSELASLRVPDAALREMLRGYAVERAAQGVPLDVLTIGYQLGSREMLALLDEVAAEVGLPPDLLLAVHDSTWEFSNEASAIFARVQHDLALERAHFDAERRSAFASGVLGGTFPAERISRDAHLFGLAPQAHHVALAAQAASTGEADAVRRAVASVLCVPADRLLLAQVGSVLGFIAPRAPESIAGHLVAAGPPLPLDELGAGFDEAVLALSTARRFAMSGLVRLADLGPRPLVLSDAHTAEGLCARHLAALDAAGRSSGEIEQTTREYLERDQDVREVAARLAVHPNTVRYRVNRFQELTGLNLRRTEDLVTSWWLLNRRRT from the coding sequence ATGGAGTACGAGACCCCAACAGCCTGGCCCGTACGTCGGAGCATGCCGGACCTCGCCACCCTCGACGCCCCGACCCACAGCACCGTCATCGCCGCCGTCGCGCGCCTGCGCACCCTGCACGACGTCTTCGGGGACCGCCTGGTCCCGCTCATCCGCCGGCACCTCCCGGGTTACGCGGTGCTCCCGGACGCGGAGATCCGGTCCTCCGCCCGGCGGTTCATGGACATCCTCGTCTCCGAGCTCGCCTCCCTGCGCGTTCCCGACGCGGCCCTGCGCGAAATGCTCCGCGGTTACGCGGTCGAGCGGGCCGCCCAGGGTGTTCCGCTCGACGTGCTCACCATCGGCTACCAACTGGGCTCCCGGGAGATGCTCGCCCTGCTGGACGAGGTGGCGGCCGAAGTGGGTCTGCCCCCCGACCTCCTGCTCGCGGTGCATGACAGCACCTGGGAGTTCTCCAACGAGGCGTCCGCCATCTTCGCCCGGGTCCAGCACGATCTCGCCCTGGAGCGCGCGCACTTCGACGCCGAACGCCGCTCGGCCTTCGCGAGCGGTGTGCTCGGCGGGACCTTCCCGGCCGAGCGGATCAGCCGCGACGCCCACCTCTTCGGTCTCGCGCCCCAGGCCCACCACGTAGCCCTCGCCGCGCAGGCCGCGTCGACGGGCGAAGCCGACGCGGTCCGCCGCGCCGTCGCCTCCGTCCTATGTGTGCCGGCCGATCGGCTGCTGCTCGCCCAGGTCGGGTCGGTACTCGGCTTCATCGCGCCGAGGGCACCCGAATCCATCGCCGGTCACCTGGTCGCGGCCGGTCCGCCGCTCCCGCTCGACGAACTCGGCGCCGGGTTCGACGAGGCGGTGCTGGCCCTGTCGACCGCGCGGCGGTTCGCCATGTCGGGCCTCGTGCGCCTGGCGGACCTCGGGCCGCGACCGCTCGTACTGTCCGACGCGCACACCGCGGAGGGGCTCTGCGCACGCCACCTGGCGGCACTCGACGCCGCCGGGCGTTCCAGCGGCGAGATCGAGCAGACCACACGCGAGTACCTCGAACGCGACCAGGACGTGCGCGAGGTCGCCGCACGGCTCGCCGTGCACCCGAACACCGTCCGATACCGGGTGAACCGGTTCCAGGAACTCACCGGACTCAACCTGCGCCGCACCGAGGACCTGGTGACCTCGTGGTGGCTGCTCAACCGCCGCCGCACCTGA
- a CDS encoding ABC transporter substrate-binding protein: protein MAAGGLLAACGDDSESSDSRKSSGPVAGSTVTFGSNNSDPATKEAFAALTGSATASTKVKVKINTVDHNSFQQNITSYLQGTPDDLFTWFAGYRMQYFAAQGLAAPLDEVWEKIGGNFGPVAKQLSTGLDGHQYLVPLYNYPWVVFYSKSLFKKNGYTVPATWDAYLALCRKMKSDGLIPIAFGEKDGWPALGTFDILNMRINGYDYHVKLMKHEIAWTDQGVNTVFQHWAEMMPYVQSGANGRTWQDAAKTLESKKAGMMFQGTNQVAAQFVSDKADLADLDFFPFPAINPKWGQDYMDAPADGFMLSSKAKNPAAAKAVLEYIGTGAAEAEYLKSDQWDVGLAKGLKMPTYNAIQKKSVAEIAKCKAVGQFMDRDADPAMATAMISLIQKFVGDPGTSGIASLQKNAESQAKAIYTG, encoded by the coding sequence GTGGCCGCCGGCGGTCTGCTCGCCGCCTGTGGAGATGACTCGGAGTCCAGCGACTCGAGGAAGTCGTCGGGCCCGGTGGCGGGCAGCACGGTCACCTTCGGATCGAACAACTCCGACCCGGCGACCAAGGAGGCGTTCGCCGCGCTGACCGGTTCCGCGACGGCGTCGACCAAGGTGAAGGTCAAAATCAACACCGTTGACCACAACTCCTTCCAGCAGAACATCACCAGCTATCTGCAGGGCACACCGGACGACCTCTTCACCTGGTTCGCCGGATACCGCATGCAGTACTTCGCGGCGCAGGGACTCGCCGCGCCGCTCGACGAGGTCTGGGAGAAGATCGGCGGCAACTTCGGACCGGTCGCCAAGCAGCTCTCCACCGGCCTCGACGGCCACCAGTACCTTGTGCCCCTGTACAACTACCCGTGGGTCGTCTTCTACAGCAAGAGCCTGTTCAAGAAGAACGGCTACACGGTGCCGGCCACGTGGGACGCGTACCTCGCGCTGTGCAGGAAGATGAAGTCGGACGGCCTCATCCCCATCGCGTTCGGCGAGAAGGACGGCTGGCCGGCGCTCGGCACGTTCGACATCCTCAACATGCGGATCAACGGCTACGACTACCACGTCAAGTTGATGAAGCACGAGATCGCGTGGACCGATCAGGGCGTGAACACGGTCTTCCAGCACTGGGCGGAGATGATGCCCTACGTGCAGAGCGGCGCGAACGGCCGGACCTGGCAGGACGCGGCCAAGACGCTGGAGTCCAAGAAGGCCGGGATGATGTTCCAGGGCACCAACCAGGTGGCCGCGCAGTTCGTCAGTGACAAGGCGGACCTGGCCGACCTGGACTTCTTCCCCTTCCCCGCGATCAATCCGAAGTGGGGCCAGGACTACATGGACGCGCCCGCCGACGGCTTCATGCTGAGCAGCAAGGCGAAGAACCCCGCCGCGGCCAAGGCCGTCCTGGAGTACATCGGCACGGGCGCGGCCGAGGCCGAGTACCTCAAGTCCGACCAGTGGGACGTCGGTCTGGCCAAGGGCCTGAAGATGCCGACGTACAACGCCATCCAGAAGAAGTCCGTGGCCGAGATCGCCAAGTGCAAGGCCGTGGGCCAGTTCATGGACCGGGACGCCGATCCCGCCATGGCCACCGCGATGATCTCGCTGATCCAGAAGTTCGTCGGCGACCCCGGCACCAGCGGCATCGCGTCTCTGCAGAAGAACGCCGAGTCCCAGGCGAAGGCGATCTACACCGGATGA